Proteins co-encoded in one Setaria viridis chromosome 9, Setaria_viridis_v4.0, whole genome shotgun sequence genomic window:
- the LOC117838447 gene encoding uncharacterized protein: MFGVVFPDHTFPLDATAFGQVAPNSWLLDLSTLALAAAPRSAVVFLLPAAAAALPPGKAVAVYFQAAANRPFAFLGALGPTRPSASFPLPEAGDEPEPAVGPAKLGVAVEDAAALPPPPDEQRAERVALRVGENLFNFMQSFCGADGGKLVVPTDILDRWFRKFQERAKKDPTYLKSFDF; this comes from the coding sequence atgttcGGCGTCGTCTTCCCGGACCACACCTTCCCCCTCGACGCCACCGCCTTCGGGCAGGTGGCGCCCAACTCCTGGCTCCTCGACCTCTCCACGCTTgcactcgccgccgcgccgcgctccgcGGTCGTCTTCCtgctcccggccgccgcggccgcgctgcCGCCCGGCAAGGCCGTCGCCGTCTACTTTCAGGCCGCCGCCAATCGGCCCTTCGCGTTCCTGGGGGCGCTCGGCCCCACGCGTCCCTCGGCCAGCTTCCCGCTCCCGGAGGCCGGCGACGAGCCGGAGCCTGCTGTGGGCCCCGCTAAGCTGGGCGTCGCAGTAGAGGATGCGGCCGCGCTCCCCCCGCCCCCCGACGAGCAGCGCGCCGAGCGCGTCGCGCTCCGCGTCGGCGAGAACTTGTTCAACTTCATGCAGTCGTTCtgcggcgccgacggcggcaAGCTGGTGGTGCCCACGGACATCCTAGACCGGTGGTTCCGCAAGTTCCAGGAGCGGGCCAAGAAGGATCCCACGTACCTCAAAAGCTTCGACTTTTGA
- the LOC117839942 gene encoding protein Barley B recombinant: MDDDGSLGIRNWGFYETVKGNLGLQLMSSVPPDRDTKPLLPNGGNFLQHHGHHNAPHQHQHQHHTQHPHHPRGGGGGSGAPSGMPTEPPAVHMDFVRNEAWLHPSQHHHQHHHQHQHPRQPKVLHHLPVGPAGHAGHPGHGGHAVHHHPTGYGMMADAHGVHTLQMMQPQAQQQPQPQPQPQDPPPPKEESMPQPLIEDHPVLKNEPPVKKRQQGRQPKSPKPKKPKKVAAPQENGAPNKPAPRPRGPRKTVGMVINGIDLDLSRIPTPVCSCTGTPQQCYRWGAGGWQSACCTTSISTYPLPMSTKRRGARIAGRKMSQGAFKKVLEKLAGEGYNLANPIDLKTFWAKHGTNKFVTIR; this comes from the coding sequence atggacgacgacggcagcCTCGGCATCCGGAATTGGGGCTTCTACGAGACGGTGAAAGGCAACCTCGGCCTGCAGCTCATGTCGTCCGTGCCCCCTGACCGGGACACAAAGCCGCTGCTTCCCAACGGCGGCAACTTCTTGCAGCACCATGGGCATCACAATGCgccgcaccagcaccagcatcaGCACCATACACAACACCCACACCATccccgtggtggtggtggtggtagcggTGCCCCCAGCGGCATGCCCACCGAGCCGCCTGCTGTTCACATGGACTTTGTGCGCAATGAAGCTTGGCTGCACCCCTCGCAGCATCACCACCAGCATCATCATCAGCACCAGCATCCCCGTCAACCGAAGGTCCTCCATCACCTCCCTGTCGGGCCAGCTGGACATGCTGGTCATCCTGGACATGGTGGACATGCTGTGCATCACCACCCTACTGGCTATGGTATGATGGCTGATGCACATGGCGTGCACACTCTGCAGATGATGCAACCACAGGCGCAACaacagccgcagccgcagccgcagccacaGGATCCTCCTCCGCCCAAGGAGGAGAGCATGCCGCAGCCACTGATTGAGGACCATCCGGTTCTAAAGAATGAGCCTCCTGTAAAGAAGAGGCAGCAGGGTCGGCAGCCTAAGTCACCAAAACCAAAGAAGCCAAAGAAGGTCGCTGCTCCACAAGAGAATGGGGCACCCAATAAGCCTGCGCCCCGACCGAGGGGGCCAAGGAAGACCGTGGGGATGGTGATTAACGGTATTGATTTGGACCTTTCAAGGATACCAACACCTGTATGCTCTTGCACCGGAACACCCCAGCAATGCTACAGGTGGGGTGCAGGTGGCTGGCAATCTGCATGCTGTACAACTTCTATTTCAACATATCCGCTGCCAATGAGCACGAAGCGCCGAGGTGCACGAATTGCTGGAAGGAAGATGAGCCAAGGTGCATTCAAAAAAGTGCTTGAGAAGCTAGCTGGTGAAGGGTACAACCTTGCTAATCCAATTGACTTGAAGACCTTCTGGGCCAAGCATGGGACAAACAAGTTTGTAACAATCAGGTAA
- the LOC117838446 gene encoding 65-kDa microtubule-associated protein 6, whose protein sequence is MGEMVMAGYGLDKAVRASVSFDTPCGALLRELEQIWTEIGEREQDKDRMFLELETECMRVYRRKVDSASAERAQLRQSLMAKEAELKALVASIGENTTQFKVDEKHTSLKDQLAAVTPLLEELRAKKEERIKQISNVQSQIEKIKAQISDHSYQNNDGSVKHLNDDHDLSTRRISDLQMQLRNLQKEKSDRLQKVFIYVDEVHCLCAVLGMDFANTVKEVHPSLHGTNSENSTNISDSTLEGLTQTILKLKAEKKTRVLKLQEIVEKLHKLWNLMESAEQERRQFAKVAAVLGSSEEEITSPGILSLETIQETEEEVERLTKQKASRMKELVLKKRLELEDVCRNAHMEPDMNTAPEKIIALIDSGLVDPCELLSSIEVQIAKANEESLTRKDIMERVDKWLSACDEETWLEEYNQDDNRYSAGRGAHLNLKRAEKARILVQKIPTMIDNLIAKTFAWEDERNVPFLYDGVRLVAILEEQKLRRAQREEDKRRCRDQKKLQSLLLKEKELIFGSKPSPKKTNSFNRRTSSHHSNGNGTGFMTPVPRRVSAGSATPELLTPRSYSGRYNNYFKDNRRLTATPLNFSAVSKDDSMSSFASISGSEPDSPLYLH, encoded by the exons ATGGGCGAGATGGTCATGGCCGGGTATGGCCTGGACAAGGCGGTGCGGGCCAGCGTCAGCTTCGACACGCCGTGCGGCGCGCTTCTGCGCGAGCTCGAG CAAATATGGACAGAGATTGGGGAGCGTGAACAAGATAAAGATCGCATGTTCCTTGAACTTGAAACAGAGTGCATGCGTGTGTACCGTCGAAAGGTAGATAGTGCCAGTGCTGAGAGAGCTCAGCTCCGTCAGTCATTGATGGCCAAAGAAGCAGAGCTTAAAGCTCTAGTTGCTTCTATAGGGGAAAACACCACGCAGTTTAAG GTGGATGAAAAGCACACATCATTGAAAGATCAACTTGCTGCAGTGACACCTCTCTTGGAAGAGCTTAGggcaaagaaagaagaaagaatcaAACAGATCTCAAATGTGCAATCTCAGATTGAGAAGATAAAAGCACAAATTTCTGATCACAGTTATCAGAACAATGATGGTTCTGTCAAACATCTTAATGATGATCATGACTTGTCAACCAGAAGAATTTCGGATCTTCAAATGCAATTGCGGAATCTACAGAAAGAAAAG TCTGATCGTCTTCAGAAGGTCTTCATTTATGTGGATGAAGTGCACTGCCTATGTGCGGTGCTTGGGATGGATTTTGCAAATACTGTAAAAGAGGTGCATCCAAGTTTGCATGGAACCAACTCTGAAAATTCAACGAATATCAGTGATAGTACTCTTGAAGGTCTTACTCAGACTATCCTGAAGCTCAAAGCTGAAAAGAAGACAAGAGTTTTGAAG TTGCAAGAGATTGTAGAAAAACTTCACAAATTGTGGAATCTGATGGAGTCAGCTGAACAAGAGAGGAGACAATTTGCCAAAGTAGCTGCTGTTCTTGGATCTTCTGAGGAAGAGATCACTTCTCCTGGCATCCTGTCATTGGAGACAATTCAGGAG ACAGAAGAGGAAGTTGAAAGGCTAACTAAACAAAAAGCTAGTAGAATGAAGGAGCTTGTTCTCAAGAAGAGGTTAGAACTAGAAGACGTCTGCAGAAATGCACATATGGAGCCTGATATGAATACAGCACCAGAGAAGATCATTGCATTGATTGATTCTG GTTTAGTGGATCCTTGCGAACTCCTTTCCAGCATTGAAGTACAAATAGCAAAAGCAAATGAAGAGTCCTTAACAAGGAAAGATATCATGGAGAGAGTAGATAAATGGCTATCAGCTTGTGATGAAGAGACTTGGCTTGAGGAATATAACCAA GATGATAACAGGTATAGCGCTGGCAGGGGTGCCCACCTGAATCTCAAGCGTGCAGAAAAGGCAAGGATACTTGTGCAAAAGATTCCAA CTATGATTGACAACTTGATAGCCAAAACTTTCGCATGGGAGGATGAAAGAAATGTGCCATTTTTATATGACGGA GTTCGTTTGGTCGCCATTTTGGAAGAGCAAAAACTCAGAAGGGCACAAAGGGAGGAAGACAAGAGACGCTGCCGG GACCAGAAGAAGCTGCAGAGTTTATTGCTTAAGGAGAAGGAGTTGATTTTCGGGTCCAAACCTAGTCCCAAAAAGACAAACAGCTTCAATAGGAGGACGAGCAGCCACCATTCAAATGGAAATGGCACTGGATTCATGACCCCAGTGCCCCGCCGAGTTTCAGCTGGCAGTGCCACCCCGGAGCTTCTAACCCCACGCTCATATTCTGGCCGGTACAACAACTACTTCAAGGACAACAGGCGTCTGACAGCCACACCACTGAACTTCTCAGCGGTTTCCAAGGATGATAGCATGTCATCCTTCGCCTCCATTAGCGGCTCGGAACCTGATTCACCATTGTATTTGCACTAA